The Theileria annulata chromosome 3, complete sequence, *** SEQUENCING IN PROGRESS *** genome has a segment encoding these proteins:
- a CDS encoding Tpr-related protein family member, putative (note;~Tap-24g11.q1c.C.cand.126 - score = 17.57;~6 probable transmembrane helices predicted for TA03855 by TMHMM2.0 at aa 17-36, 40-62, 69-91, 101-123, 135-157 and 196-218;~Signal peptide predicted for TA03855 by SignalP 2.0 HMM (Signal peptide probability 0.999, signal anchor probability 0.000) with cleavage site probability 0.433 between residues 38 and 39) has protein sequence MRVSLLLFLRIGLKLKLVLLKLMVAVLMLLLLRLLVMSKLLILLRMLVLLLRLLTLLMLMLLRKLVVKLSVLLVSLLRMVKVHLLLNMSILRVVLRSVLKLLLLVVLILNLLLLLMVTYLLKVLIPFYLIDKIEMVLLIATFFPPVIVALLNRGIFGDDTKAYSPKTCPDTEGGLGGWRPYTPQYCPGATGEVDNSFWHAFDILLVIKISLVAAVLWTKAYWEGEKAMDNWPAPDDNQRNCQILKVEADTASSPNTLTYSIDPNWTDSHAEGVCGFKKSVAYYAHFISPSLMVLVGMGLPLPNLTIETTVSRFVFIMELTFIVLDICKINSAGEIITTRSEVEGEA, from the coding sequence ATGAGGGTAAGCCTACTACTATTCCTAAGGATAgggttaaaattaaaactagTACTGTTAAAGCTGATGGTAGCTGTACTAATGCTGCTCCTGCTCAGATTACTGGTAATGTCAAAATTACTGATCCTACTGAGAATGCTGGTCCTACTCTTGAGATTACTAACGTTACTGATGCTAATGCTCTTAAGGAAACTGGTGGTGAAACTCAGTGTACTGTTAGTGAGTCTATTAAGGATGGTAAAGGTACActtactattaaatatgagCATACTCAGGGTAGTGTTGAGAAGTGTATTGAAATTACTCTTACTGGTGGTATTAATACTAAACCTGCTACTGTTGCTTATGGTCACATATTTACTGAAGGTTTTGATACCATTCTATCTaattgataagattgaaATGGTACTTCTAATTGCGACATTCTTTCCACCTGTGATTGTTGCACTTCTTAACAGAGGCATATTTGGTGATGATACTAAAGCTTATTCACCCAAAACATGTCCCGATACTGAAGGCGGACTGGGTGGGTGGCGACCATACACACCGCAATATTGTCCTGGTGCTACTGGTGAGGTGGATAATTCCTTCTGGCACGCTTTTGATATCCTTcttgttattaaaatatctcTAGTTGCAGCTGTACTGTGGACCAAGGCCTATTGGGAAGGTGAAAAAGCTATGGATAACTGGCCTGCACCTGATGATAATCAGAGAAATTGTCAAATACTCAAAGTGGAAGCTGATACTGCTTCTAGTCCTAATACTCTAACATACTCTATAGATCCTAACTGGACTGATAGCCATGCCGAAGGTGTCTGTGGTTTTAAGAAGTCTGTTGCTTATTATGCTCACTTTATATCTCCAAGTCTTATGGTCCTTGTTGGCATGGGACTTCCACTTCCAAACCTTACCATAGAAACAACAGTGAGTAGATTTGTGTTTATCATGGAACTCACCTTCATTGTATTGGACATCTGCAAGATTAACAGTGCCGGTGAGATTATTACTACTAGGAGCGAGGTTGAGGGTGAGGCTTGA